GTATCTGCGTCTGAAAATTACCGTTGCGATTCTCCTTTGGAGACGCTCCGCGATCGCCAAGGTTAACTTCCTCTACACAAGCAGAAATAGTTGCTCCCCAAGGTTGGGGACGGAAGATGCAGCGCAGATTTTTCAGCACCTGTTGGCAATGTGCAGTGGGTACCAGTGTTAGTATTTCTGATATTGCATAATCCGTAGCTAAAGCGGGGGGATCGGATTGCCCCAGATAATAGTCATGCCAAAGTTCTAAATTCAGGATTTGTTTGTATAAAATCTTCATAACCGCATCCCGATTTTACTCATCCCAATGCATTTCACTAATTACAGGCACTTCCGCTTGACGTTTACGAGGTTCTAGACTCACCAAACGCGCACGATAAAGCGCAAAAGGAACTTGTTTACCCCCCAGGGTTCCCCAGAGGTGATTCAGTTGCTCAAAGGTTAGAGAATAAAGATCCAAAACAACCCGTATATCTTTGGAAATAAACCCATTCCCCGGAGTGGCGATCGACGAAATCTCCTTTTGCGATTGAAAAAACTCAATGATTCGTGACAGCAGTTGCAGAGCGGTTTCGTGTTGATTGTGGAGAATAGAAAAAAGAATAAATAAGTTCAGGTGAACTGGAGGATTTTGGTAAACCGTGCGACCATTCTCCAAGCGATAGTTAGAACCATTTTTGAGGGTTGTTTCCTCTTGGAGGTTAACTAGACTCATCACCACATGTCCATTGAGTTGATTATTTGAACCACCGAGTTCTTGAGCAGTGGCGATATTATCGATGATGACAATCTGAGCTGCTTCAAGTTGTGGTTCCACCTCCCGGATATAGCGCTGTAAAGAAACCTGTATCAATCTCATTGCATCAATGATCATGTTCGGCTCAAAAAAAAGCAATTTACAAGGATATCTATGAGTCCCTTTATGAAACTGTCAGGGAATTTTATTGGCGAAAAAGACTGTTTGTAAATGCTCCACCAAAATAAAGCATGAACAGATTAGGAAGAATTGAGTCTGACCTCAGATTCTCTTCGGGTATAACCTCCTTATACAAGAAGTCTGTTGGTATTAGTATGGATATTTTTTGATTGTTTATAACTTGTAACGATTTTTGATTTTTGAGGTAGCTTTTTAATACTGTTTTTGTATAGAGAAATACAATCAAAAGCCTATTATTCATAGACTATTGACTAACAAAGAGTAAATTGTAGGCTGATTTATCGCCTATTTAACTCCAGTCTCATAACAGGACTTTGGCAAATCTACCTCTAAGTTTTCAGACACCGATTCAGGGAAAATACCTCGTGGAATAACAGTGATGATTGCAGTAGTCGTGTCTGGGAATTGGCACAAAGAATTGTAGCAAAACCATGGATAATTTGGAAACAGCAAGATGTTATTATGTGCTGCTCAATTAAAACAATAAACTTTTTTGGTTTTCGTGCGCTTGAATGTAATAAATATTTTCATTTTATGTATTTTCACTCGATCTCTTTTGTAACTAAATAAAGCTCTCCCTCCTCTGATGCTTCTTTTTGACTCCTACAGAATTTTTCCAGCTTTGCTAAATTCCCGTTTAATTGCCTTGAGCAGTATCTCTTGGTTAATAGCTGTATAACTACCTTGTAATACTTGTAAGCAACAGTGCTGCACTACATTCATGATGTCAGAACCACTCATCTCATAGGTATTTGCAAGTTCAGTGAGGTCTATATCCTGAGTCAGTTTAACTTGCGATGGGAAAGCGATATGCCACAATTGCGATCGCTCTTTGGCATTGGGGATGGGAAATTGGATAAGTGATTGAAATCTTCGCAGGAAAGCTTCATCGATATTGCTTTTGAAATTAGAAGACAGAATGACCAACCCATCATAGTTTTCGACCCTCTGCAATAGGTAGCTCACCTCTTGATTGGCATACTTATCATGGGCATCACGGACATTAGTACGCTTACCAAACAAAGCATCAGCTTCATCGAAAAATAGAATCCAATCCTTACTTTCTGCCTTCATAAATAGATTCGCTAGGTTTTTTTCTGTCTCCCCGATAAATTTTGATACCACCATCGACAGATCTACTTTATAAACATCTTTACCCGTATACTTCCCCAGAAGACTGGCAGTCAGGGTTTTACCTGTACCGGGGGGACCATAAAAAAGGGCACGATATCCCAGTTTTAGCTTCCTTTTCATCCCCCAATCATAGAGAATGGTTGCACCGTGGGTAATCCAGGCTTCCAAATCCCGAATTTGTTGTAAAGTTTGGGAATTGAGAACTAAATCTTCCCATTCCATCTCAGTGGTGATGAGTTGAGCTGGGAAATCGAGACTGAAATGGGGACGGGACAATTCTCCTTGGGTAAACAGGTCGATATAATCCTGAGTCATGACTAATTTACCGCTCATCATCGGTTCACCCTCTGGAGGTGGTTCCAGGTAAAGGACGCGATCGCGAGCAAAGGGATGTTCCTCACTGAAAATTTGCTGGAGTAGCAACCGTTGACTCAACTGATGACTACCGAGAATAAATAGTACCGTTTCCCCAGTTGGTAAAAATCCCCGAAAAGATTTACCACGCCAACCACCAATTTGAGGATAGTCACCAGCTTGGGGTAACTGAGTCATGATCGTCCTCTCAAAAAAATCTGGTTGTAAATGGGGAGCTAGGGCTATTAGTAGAGTTAGCTGAGCGGCACTATCTAATTGATACTTGCGAATAAAGCAGGGTAGGGGACTTTCTGCCTTTAACCAATCCTCTGGTGGACTTGGCATTGGTTTCTCAGGCTTCTCACTACCATTAAAATAGGAATCCATGCGCCACTGGATAACCTCAGCCAAGTAATTTAGCGCCTTTTCGAGGGTATGAATGTCTGGCAAACCCATGATGAATGTATGTGGTAATATCTGCGGTTTTGGATGTTAGGCGTTAGCGCCAGCGAACCGTAGGTTTATCGCGCCCAATAGCACAGGTGAAATATCTTACAGAAAATTTGGTGACTAGATTTAGTTCTTAACTAATGTATCAATTTTTGTGCTGGTTGTGGATTCCATAATACATTAGATTTGTGATGCGAGCATTGCCTCTGGCGCTGCGCGCAATTGCGGTTGCACTCCCGGAGATAGTATCGTCCACAGATTTCAGGCATGGAAAGCCATCAAAAGTATTTTCCCAGTCAAACTTATTAATCTTAAGCGGTTACAAAATCAGACATAATTTAGTTTTTCTGAGGATTTATCAGAATGTTAAATTATATTAAGTGTGATTGCTGATTGTGGAAAGCATAAATTGAGTGTAACGATGTCAAAGCTACAAGATTGACTAAAAAAATTATGCAAGAAACTTTGATGAAACAAAATCCGACATCTCCTAATAGTCTTCCAGTCCTCTACAAAAGGGATAATATTCAACCTACAGAGAATAACCCAATTCAAGGGGCTATACAACTATGGGCTACCCTCTCAGATAAAGATACGGCAGTTGTCTACCAACAAGCAGCTGGTAAAACTTGGCTAATTTTCAAACAAGCGATCGCCGTTGTTTTGTTTTTATTCGCTTTAATTACTGCCTTGAATATCTGGGTGTTGGGTATTGCGTTTAAAAGTGGTCAGAAATTACGGAATTGGTTAGAGGTTAAACAACCAAATTTGCATGAGATTACCTCTGCATTATTGCAATTATTGGCATCACCCCTAGAACGTGCATACAAATGGGCAGAATCGTTCGTAAAAGAATATTTGAGATGGGAAATTAAGTTTGAGCAAACAAAGCCGGAATCACATACAAATCAAGGGAAGGATACTAAATAGGATTGTATAAATTGGCGAAAAATTCAGCCTTTTCTAAGCAGATGAGGTACATATAAATTTATCTCGGTTGTCAGTAGGTGGTTGCGATTATTTGTAAGACGCATTTCGACATTTTGACAAGCTCAGTGCATCGCTGCGCTCAATGCTTAAGTCACTCATATAAAGAGGATGGAATTTTAACGATTGATATTCTCTCAAATGATAAAACTAAGCAAGGAACAAATTCTTGAATTTTTAGCGGAATTAGCAGCACCTGTTAGTCCGGAAATTTTTGCAGGTTTTGGTAGTGAATTCCAACGGAATAGATATGAGTGGGAAAAGCAAAATCAAGAGCTTGAAAAGGAAGAAGAATATATTTCTGTCTGGATTAAAGAACAGGAAGTCCAACACACCTTAGATATCTTACTGGAGATTGCACATAATCCACCAGAGAGAGATTTCTATGATGGAATTGCCCAGCGCAGACAATTAGACTGGGAATATTATTTAGCTTTGATTATTTATCAATTGGGTATAAGAGATAGGGTTTTACTGATTTCTAAACTGGAAGCAAATAATGACAACATTAATTCTATTATTGCATCTGTAAAAGAATATTTGGCAGATGATTAATTACAGTAAAGATTCTAGCCAACCCAAGGCTTTATTTAAGAAAATTAGCAATTAAATAGCCGGGTTTAATCAAAGGTAGGATGTATTAGGCGTAGCCGTAACGCATCAAAGTCTTATTCTCCATGGGTTACGCTGCCCTAATCCCATACTACAGAGGTTTTGTATTTAATTGCACCTTACTACTTATTTATACAAAATTAGGATATAACTATTAGTTGTGAATTAATTTTTATCTTAATATCATGAAAGTT
The Calothrix sp. 336/3 DNA segment above includes these coding regions:
- a CDS encoding DUF4255 domain-containing protein encodes the protein MRLIQVSLQRYIREVEPQLEAAQIVIIDNIATAQELGGSNNQLNGHVVMSLVNLQEETTLKNGSNYRLENGRTVYQNPPVHLNLFILFSILHNQHETALQLLSRIIEFFQSQKEISSIATPGNGFISKDIRVVLDLYSLTFEQLNHLWGTLGGKQVPFALYRARLVSLEPRKRQAEVPVISEMHWDE
- a CDS encoding ATP-binding protein, producing the protein MGLPDIHTLEKALNYLAEVIQWRMDSYFNGSEKPEKPMPSPPEDWLKAESPLPCFIRKYQLDSAAQLTLLIALAPHLQPDFFERTIMTQLPQAGDYPQIGGWRGKSFRGFLPTGETVLFILGSHQLSQRLLLQQIFSEEHPFARDRVLYLEPPPEGEPMMSGKLVMTQDYIDLFTQGELSRPHFSLDFPAQLITTEMEWEDLVLNSQTLQQIRDLEAWITHGATILYDWGMKRKLKLGYRALFYGPPGTGKTLTASLLGKYTGKDVYKVDLSMVVSKFIGETEKNLANLFMKAESKDWILFFDEADALFGKRTNVRDAHDKYANQEVSYLLQRVENYDGLVILSSNFKSNIDEAFLRRFQSLIQFPIPNAKERSQLWHIAFPSQVKLTQDIDLTELANTYEMSGSDIMNVVQHCCLQVLQGSYTAINQEILLKAIKREFSKAGKIL